The Leifsonia williamsii genome includes a region encoding these proteins:
- a CDS encoding DUF3159 domain-containing protein: MTDHDRPEQGAHEGDAVAAGIGENLARAARKSGLGQLTDSDAPTGAALLGALGGVRGLLETILPGLVFLILFTFTQNVPLSIGCSVAVAIVFTVVRVIGRTPVTQAIAGLIGVGASAILALITGRGEDNFVLGIWTNVAYGAALLISILVRWPLIGLAAGYLMGDGLAWRSVRSKFRVMQALTFLWFLLFAARLLVQVPLYLAHTPEATSALGLAKLLMGVPLYAPLLLITYFVVRGQFPQTPAAGQGPAGQKPAQGEKPAQG; the protein is encoded by the coding sequence ATGACCGACCACGACCGCCCCGAGCAGGGAGCCCACGAGGGCGACGCCGTCGCCGCGGGCATCGGCGAGAACCTCGCCCGCGCCGCGCGCAAGTCCGGCCTCGGCCAACTGACCGACTCCGACGCGCCCACCGGCGCCGCGCTGCTCGGCGCGCTCGGCGGCGTGCGCGGACTGCTCGAGACGATCCTGCCCGGGCTCGTCTTCCTGATCCTGTTCACGTTCACCCAGAACGTCCCGCTGTCGATCGGCTGCTCGGTCGCCGTCGCGATCGTCTTCACGGTCGTGCGGGTGATCGGCCGGACGCCGGTGACGCAGGCGATCGCCGGGCTGATCGGCGTCGGCGCCTCCGCGATCCTCGCCCTGATCACGGGCCGCGGCGAGGACAACTTCGTGCTCGGGATCTGGACCAACGTCGCGTACGGGGCGGCCCTCCTGATCTCCATCCTCGTGCGCTGGCCGCTGATCGGCCTGGCCGCGGGGTACCTGATGGGCGATGGGCTGGCCTGGCGGTCGGTGCGCTCGAAGTTCCGCGTCATGCAGGCGCTCACCTTCCTCTGGTTCCTGCTCTTCGCCGCCCGGCTGCTCGTCCAGGTGCCGCTCTATCTCGCGCACACGCCCGAGGCGACCAGCGCGCTCGGCCTCGCCAAGCTCCTGATGGGCGTGCCGCTCTATGCGCCGCTGCTGCTGATCACGTACTTCGTGGTGCGCGGGCAGTTCCCGCAGACACCGGCCGCGGGCCAGGGGCCGGCCGGCCAGAAGCCCGCTCAGGGTGAGAAACCCGCTCAGGGCTAG
- a CDS encoding DUF3710 domain-containing protein — protein sequence MSDSTENPAELEQQEQDGDLEQTAPDEKSAPEDRETEGPLDESEANPVRPYVDLGGVKILPREGLHLRLEVEEETQRVVAVGLDYAGSTLQVQPFAAPRSTGLWHEIRGQIAEQVQRQGGRITERDGVFGPELIAEIPVAAPQGAPGETRVARFIGVDGPRWFLRGVIAGDGAVKPEAAALVEDLFRSIVVVRGSVPMPPRDLIPLRMPAAPVAGGNDSYTSL from the coding sequence GTGAGCGACAGCACCGAGAACCCGGCCGAGCTCGAGCAGCAGGAGCAGGACGGCGACCTCGAGCAGACCGCTCCCGACGAGAAGTCGGCTCCCGAGGACCGCGAGACCGAGGGGCCGCTCGACGAGAGCGAGGCCAACCCGGTCCGCCCCTACGTCGACCTGGGCGGAGTGAAGATCCTCCCACGCGAGGGCCTCCACCTGCGGCTGGAGGTCGAGGAGGAGACCCAGCGCGTCGTCGCGGTCGGCCTCGACTACGCGGGCTCCACGCTGCAGGTCCAGCCCTTCGCCGCTCCCCGCTCCACGGGCCTCTGGCACGAGATCCGCGGCCAGATCGCGGAGCAGGTGCAGCGGCAGGGCGGTCGCATCACCGAGCGCGACGGGGTGTTCGGCCCCGAGCTGATCGCCGAGATCCCGGTCGCCGCGCCGCAGGGCGCACCCGGCGAGACGCGTGTCGCCCGCTTCATCGGCGTCGACGGCCCGCGCTGGTTCCTCCGCGGCGTCATCGCCGGTGACGGCGCCGTGAAGCCGGAGGCCGCGGCCCTCGTCGAAGACCTCTTCCGCAGCATCGTCGTCGTGCGCGGCTCGGTGCCGATGCCTCCGCGCGACCTCATCCCGCTGCGCATGCCCGCCGCTCCGGTCGCGGGCGGCAACGACTCGTACACCTCTCTCTAA
- the dut gene encoding dUTP diphosphatase encodes MTDTVDVPIIAERVPAYAHPGDAGADLCAAEAVTLGPGERHTVPTGVSIALPEGYAAFVVPRSGLAMRHGITIVNAPGTVDAGYRGEIRVTVLNTDRSMPYDIAVGDRIAQLIVMPVTRARFIPVDSLPDSHRGTAGFGSSGYTVTQSGDHA; translated from the coding sequence GTGACCGATACCGTCGACGTCCCGATCATCGCCGAGCGGGTCCCCGCCTACGCCCACCCGGGCGACGCCGGGGCCGATCTGTGCGCGGCGGAGGCCGTGACGCTCGGCCCGGGGGAGCGGCACACGGTGCCCACCGGCGTCTCGATCGCCCTGCCGGAGGGATACGCCGCGTTCGTCGTGCCGCGCAGCGGGCTCGCCATGCGGCACGGCATCACCATCGTCAACGCTCCCGGCACGGTCGACGCCGGCTACCGCGGCGAGATCCGGGTGACCGTCCTCAACACGGACAGGTCGATGCCGTACGATATCGCCGTCGGCGACCGGATCGCCCAGCTGATCGTCATGCCGGTCACGCGCGCCCGGTTCATCCCCGTCGACAGCCTCCCGGACAGCCACCGCGGCACAGCGGGCTTCGGCTCGTCCGGCTACACCGTCACCCAGTCAGGAGACCACGCGTGA
- a CDS encoding DUF3093 domain-containing protein, producing MDLYRERLWATPWLFIASLLVIPAVMLVFAPINFTVGVVLALLFYAAIVVALLVSAPTIRVTEEELVAGSARIPLGLIGDPAAYTGDAATLQRGQRLDARAWLLIRGWIKPVVKVPVTDPDDPTPYWLLSTRNPDQLVRVLGEARPSL from the coding sequence ATGGACCTCTACCGCGAACGGCTCTGGGCGACCCCCTGGCTCTTCATCGCCTCCCTGCTCGTCATCCCGGCCGTCATGCTCGTCTTCGCACCGATCAACTTCACGGTCGGCGTGGTCCTGGCGCTCCTCTTCTATGCGGCCATCGTGGTGGCGCTGCTCGTCTCCGCCCCCACGATCCGGGTGACCGAGGAGGAGCTGGTCGCCGGCAGCGCGCGCATCCCGCTCGGCCTGATCGGCGACCCGGCCGCCTACACCGGCGACGCGGCGACCCTGCAGCGCGGGCAGCGTCTCGACGCGCGGGCCTGGCTGCTCATCCGCGGCTGGATCAAGCCGGTCGTCAAGGTGCCGGTCACCGACCCCGACGACCCGACGCCGTACTGGCTCCTCTCAACAAGAAACCCGGACCAGCTGGTCCGGGTTCTCGGTGAGGCGCGCCCCTCCCTTTAA
- a CDS encoding DUF4193 domain-containing protein produces the protein MATDYDAPRKTEDDSESIEALKERVPDKMSGVVDVEDADNPGGYELPGADLSDLDLDVVVLPPQADEFTCVNCFLVKHRSQIDHETKLGPICVECAA, from the coding sequence ATGGCAACGGATTACGACGCACCGCGGAAGACCGAGGACGACTCCGAGTCGATCGAGGCCCTCAAGGAGCGGGTTCCGGACAAGATGTCCGGTGTCGTGGACGTCGAGGACGCGGACAACCCGGGTGGCTACGAGCTCCCCGGCGCCGACCTGTCGGACCTCGACCTCGACGTCGTCGTGCTGCCTCCCCAGGCTGACGAGTTCACCTGCGTGAACTGCTTCCTGGTGAAGCACCGGTCGCAGATCGACCACGAGACGAAGCTCGGACCGATCTGCGTGGAGTGCGCCGCCTGA
- the sepH gene encoding septation protein SepH, whose product MQDLKVIGVENGAIVAVGDDGERFRIAVDETLQSRIRQVRQQASAEAPKLSPREVQAHIRAGMSAEDVSAVTGAPLEYVQRFEGPIIAEREHIVASALSVPVHTAVEVDPLGEPDTFGSVIRDRLASLGVAGERWASWKDSETGWIVKLEFTADAIDHDARWSYDARKHALAPINSEATTLSQAGELRGGALIPRLRAVLPHEGEPDTSRFDSGAFTFPEPPADLLGPEITQPLEPLHGRASANNAIAVSAINRADDDTPRGTQHTADLLEALRRRRGEREAASYDDQPAEPPAPSVPEQRTEPLTPLPFRLVEESITFIEETPAQAPTRTPAASTPAASTPAGPADDAPSGSSNTGPAPSSRKKGRAAMPSWDEIVFGARTDDDLA is encoded by the coding sequence ATGCAGGATTTGAAGGTCATCGGGGTCGAGAACGGCGCGATCGTCGCCGTCGGCGACGACGGTGAGCGATTCCGCATCGCCGTCGATGAGACGCTGCAGTCGCGCATCCGTCAGGTGAGGCAGCAGGCCTCCGCCGAGGCGCCCAAGCTGTCGCCGCGGGAGGTGCAGGCGCACATCCGCGCCGGCATGTCCGCTGAGGACGTCTCCGCCGTCACGGGTGCGCCGCTGGAATACGTCCAGCGCTTCGAGGGACCGATCATCGCCGAGCGCGAGCACATCGTCGCGAGCGCCCTCAGCGTCCCTGTGCACACCGCGGTCGAGGTCGACCCGCTGGGCGAGCCGGACACGTTCGGCTCGGTCATCCGGGACCGCCTCGCCTCCCTCGGCGTCGCCGGGGAGCGCTGGGCGAGCTGGAAGGACAGCGAGACCGGCTGGATCGTCAAGCTGGAGTTCACCGCCGACGCGATCGACCACGACGCGCGCTGGTCGTACGACGCGCGCAAGCACGCGCTCGCGCCGATCAACTCGGAGGCGACCACGCTCTCGCAGGCGGGCGAGCTCCGCGGCGGCGCCCTCATCCCCCGGCTGCGCGCCGTGCTGCCGCACGAGGGCGAGCCGGACACGTCACGCTTCGACAGCGGCGCGTTCACGTTCCCCGAGCCTCCCGCCGACCTCCTCGGCCCCGAGATCACCCAGCCGCTCGAGCCGCTGCACGGCCGCGCGAGCGCCAACAACGCGATCGCCGTCTCCGCCATCAACCGGGCCGACGACGACACCCCGCGCGGCACGCAGCACACCGCCGACCTGCTGGAGGCGCTGCGCCGACGCCGGGGCGAGCGCGAGGCCGCGAGCTACGACGACCAGCCGGCCGAGCCGCCCGCGCCGTCCGTGCCCGAGCAGCGCACCGAGCCGCTGACGCCGCTGCCGTTCCGGCTGGTGGAGGAGTCGATCACCTTCATCGAGGAGACGCCGGCGCAGGCGCCCACGCGCACGCCCGCCGCCTCCACGCCCGCCGCCTCCACGCCTGCCGGTCCTGCCGACGACGCGCCGTCGGGCTCGTCGAACACCGGCCCCGCGCCGAGCAGCCGCAAGAAGGGCCGCGCCGCGATGCCGAGCTGGGACGAGATCGTGTTCGGTGCGCGCACCGACGACGACCTGGCCTAG
- a CDS encoding alkaline phosphatase family protein, translating to MSPMLPAAFTTRASLATVLPSSLAALRGEGNALDLPPLEHVVVIVVDGLGAAALRARAGHARTMAPLLGKATTIDAGFPTTTAAALTTLTTGTTPGEHGMVGYRVRDAAGRLTNQLNGWDDRMDPATWQRSRTVFQTAAAEGVTTRAIGLAKYADSGFTAAVLRGAEFLGGRTMADRFAIGAEVAATSGPGLTYLYVAELDQLAHARGWESPEWTTALETLDALVAGFARGLGPGRAALLTADHGVVDVPESGHVLFDTAPELLEGVADIAGEPRLLHLYTREGAAEAVAARWQEAEGERAWVATREQAVAAGWFGQGVAPEVAPRIGDVLVAARKRIAYYDSRDPQRTGRNMVGQHGSLTPEETRVPLLRFGAAA from the coding sequence ATGTCCCCCATGCTACCGGCCGCGTTCACGACCAGAGCGAGCCTCGCCACGGTTCTGCCGAGTTCGCTGGCCGCGCTGCGGGGCGAGGGGAACGCGCTGGACCTGCCGCCGCTGGAGCACGTGGTCGTGATCGTGGTGGACGGGCTCGGCGCGGCCGCGCTGCGGGCGCGTGCCGGGCACGCGCGCACGATGGCGCCGCTGCTCGGCAAGGCGACGACGATCGACGCCGGCTTCCCGACGACGACGGCCGCGGCGCTCACGACGCTGACGACCGGTACGACGCCGGGGGAGCATGGGATGGTCGGCTACCGCGTCCGCGACGCCGCCGGCCGCCTCACCAACCAGTTGAACGGTTGGGACGACCGGATGGACCCCGCCACCTGGCAGCGCTCGCGCACGGTCTTCCAGACCGCCGCCGCAGAGGGCGTGACGACGCGCGCGATCGGCCTCGCGAAGTACGCCGACTCCGGTTTCACGGCCGCGGTGCTGCGCGGCGCCGAGTTCCTCGGCGGGCGGACGATGGCGGACCGCTTCGCCATCGGCGCGGAGGTGGCCGCCACCTCCGGCCCTGGCCTCACCTATCTCTATGTCGCCGAGCTCGACCAGCTCGCCCACGCCCGCGGCTGGGAGTCGCCGGAGTGGACCACCGCGCTGGAGACGCTCGACGCCCTGGTCGCCGGATTCGCGCGCGGCCTCGGCCCCGGCCGGGCGGCGTTGCTGACCGCGGACCACGGCGTGGTCGACGTCCCCGAGTCGGGCCACGTGCTCTTCGACACCGCGCCGGAGCTGCTGGAGGGTGTGGCCGACATCGCGGGCGAGCCGCGCCTCCTGCACCTCTATACCCGCGAGGGAGCGGCGGAGGCCGTGGCCGCGCGGTGGCAGGAGGCCGAGGGGGAGCGCGCCTGGGTCGCCACGCGTGAACAGGCCGTCGCGGCGGGATGGTTCGGCCAGGGGGTCGCTCCCGAGGTCGCCCCGCGGATCGGCGACGTGCTCGTCGCCGCCCGCAAGCGGATCGCGTACTACGACTCCCGCGATCCGCAGCGCACCGGTCGCAACATGGTCGGTCAGCACGGCTCGCTCACGCCGGAGGAGACGCGGGTCCCGCTGCTGCGGTTCGGTGCTGCCGCCTGA
- a CDS encoding DNA gyrase/topoisomerase IV subunit A, protein MTPADDQAPAGTTERIEDVDVTTEMQGSFLEYAYSVIYSRALPDARDGLKPVQRRILYMMSEMGLRPDRGHVKSARVTGEVMGKLHPHGDSAIYDALVRMAQDFTLRVPLVDGHGNFGSLDDGPAAARYTEARLAAAALALTEDLDEDVVDFVPNYDNQLMQPDVLPAAFPNLLVNGASGIAVGMATNMAPHNLVEVVGAARHLLDNPDATLDDLMAYVPGPDLPSGGTIAGLAGVRDAYATGRGSFRMRAKVSVESITARKSGLVVTELPYGVGPEKVIEKIKDGVNGKKLNGISDVTDLSDRQNGLRLVIGIKTGFSPEAVLEQLYRHTPLEEGFAINNVALVEGGPQTLGLRELLSVYLDHRVSVVTRRSQFRLARRKERLHLVEGLLIAILDIDEVIQVIRSSDDTDAARTRLMQVFDLSTLQADYILELRLRRLTKFSRIELETERDQLKAEIAELEEILASRQRINQLVSDELEQVAVRFGTPRRTLLTEAKPSIATAGRGKAQVQLEVADVPCRVYLSTTGRILRVDTGAGEDAGLDRIQPPARRSKHDAILSQLDTSSRAEIGAVTNKGRLLRFSPVDLPAAPVNSIQLGAGVKIGDYLALPDKKERILAIVSLEAQRSIALGTRQGVVKRVVPGDWANKPEFEIIALKAGDEVVGALQGDDTDELVFVTSDAQLLRFPAASVRPQGRAAGGMAGINLGADARAIYFGAVPAGHKEEAVVVTIAASDATLPGADPGSGKVSDFAEFPAKGRATGGVRAQRFLKGESELVLAWAGPAPAHAVAPDGVARTLPEGGARRDASGTPLDMVVGSIGRRIS, encoded by the coding sequence ATGACACCAGCAGACGACCAGGCCCCCGCGGGCACCACCGAGCGCATCGAAGACGTCGACGTCACGACCGAGATGCAGGGCTCCTTCCTCGAGTACGCCTACTCGGTCATCTACTCCCGGGCCCTGCCCGACGCGCGCGACGGCCTCAAGCCCGTCCAGCGCCGCATCCTCTACATGATGAGCGAGATGGGGCTGCGGCCCGACCGCGGGCACGTCAAGTCCGCGCGCGTCACCGGCGAAGTGATGGGAAAGCTGCACCCGCACGGCGACAGCGCCATCTACGACGCGCTCGTGCGCATGGCGCAGGACTTCACCCTCCGCGTCCCGCTCGTCGACGGGCACGGCAACTTCGGCTCGCTCGACGACGGGCCCGCCGCCGCGCGGTACACGGAGGCGCGCCTCGCCGCCGCCGCGCTCGCGCTCACCGAGGACCTCGACGAGGACGTCGTCGACTTCGTCCCGAACTACGACAACCAGCTGATGCAGCCGGATGTGCTGCCCGCCGCCTTCCCCAACCTGCTGGTCAACGGCGCGAGCGGCATCGCGGTCGGCATGGCGACCAACATGGCGCCGCACAACCTGGTGGAGGTCGTGGGCGCCGCCCGCCACCTGCTCGACAACCCCGACGCCACACTCGACGACCTCATGGCCTACGTGCCGGGCCCCGACCTCCCGAGCGGCGGCACCATCGCCGGCCTCGCGGGCGTGCGCGACGCGTACGCGACGGGCCGCGGCAGCTTCCGCATGCGGGCCAAGGTGTCGGTCGAGTCGATCACCGCGCGCAAGAGCGGTCTCGTGGTCACCGAGCTGCCCTACGGCGTCGGCCCCGAGAAGGTCATCGAGAAGATCAAGGACGGCGTCAACGGCAAGAAGCTCAACGGCATCTCCGACGTCACCGACCTCTCCGACCGGCAGAACGGCCTCCGCCTCGTGATCGGCATCAAGACGGGGTTCAGCCCGGAGGCCGTGCTGGAGCAGCTCTACCGGCACACGCCGCTCGAGGAGGGTTTCGCGATCAACAACGTCGCCCTCGTCGAGGGCGGCCCGCAGACGCTCGGCCTGCGCGAGCTGCTCAGCGTCTACCTCGACCACCGCGTCAGCGTCGTCACCCGGCGCTCGCAGTTCCGGCTGGCGCGGCGCAAGGAGCGGCTGCACCTGGTGGAGGGTCTGCTCATCGCGATCCTCGACATCGACGAGGTCATCCAGGTCATCCGCAGCTCCGACGACACCGATGCGGCCCGCACGCGCCTCATGCAGGTGTTCGACCTGAGCACCCTGCAGGCCGACTACATCCTCGAGCTGCGGCTGCGCCGGCTCACGAAGTTCTCGCGCATCGAGCTCGAGACGGAGCGCGACCAGCTGAAGGCCGAGATCGCCGAGCTGGAGGAGATCCTCGCCAGCCGCCAGCGCATCAACCAGCTGGTCTCCGACGAGCTGGAGCAGGTGGCCGTGCGCTTCGGCACGCCCCGCCGCACCCTCCTCACCGAGGCGAAGCCGTCGATCGCGACCGCCGGGCGCGGCAAGGCGCAGGTGCAGCTGGAGGTCGCCGACGTCCCGTGCCGCGTGTACCTGTCGACGACGGGCCGCATCCTCCGCGTCGACACCGGAGCCGGGGAGGACGCGGGCCTCGACCGCATCCAGCCACCGGCCCGCCGCAGCAAGCACGACGCGATCCTGTCGCAGCTCGACACGTCGAGCCGGGCCGAGATCGGCGCCGTCACGAACAAGGGCCGGCTGCTGCGCTTCTCTCCCGTCGACCTGCCCGCGGCGCCGGTCAACTCCATCCAGCTCGGCGCGGGCGTGAAGATCGGCGACTACCTGGCGCTCCCCGACAAGAAGGAGCGCATCCTCGCCATCGTGTCGCTGGAGGCGCAGCGCAGTATCGCGCTCGGCACCCGCCAGGGCGTCGTGAAACGCGTCGTCCCCGGCGACTGGGCCAACAAGCCCGAGTTCGAGATCATCGCGCTCAAGGCCGGCGACGAAGTGGTCGGCGCGCTGCAGGGCGACGATACGGACGAGCTGGTGTTCGTCACGAGCGACGCGCAGCTCCTCCGCTTCCCCGCCGCCTCGGTGCGTCCGCAGGGCCGCGCCGCCGGTGGCATGGCCGGCATCAACCTCGGAGCCGACGCCCGCGCCATCTACTTCGGCGCGGTGCCGGCCGGCCACAAGGAGGAGGCCGTGGTCGTGACGATCGCGGCGAGCGACGCGACGCTCCCCGGAGCCGACCCCGGCAGCGGCAAGGTGAGCGACTTCGCCGAGTTCCCGGCCAAGGGCCGCGCAACGGGCGGCGTCCGCGCCCAGCGCTTCCTCAAGGGCGAGAGCGAGCTGGTCCTCGCCTGGGCCGGCCCGGCCCCCGCGCACGCGGTCGCCCCGGACGGGGTCGCGCGGACGCTCCCCGAGGGCGGCGCCCGCCGCGACGCCTCCGGCACCCCGCTCGACATGGTGGTCGGCTCGATCGGCCGCCGCATCTCCTGA
- a CDS encoding DNA gyrase/topoisomerase IV subunit B, translating into MASSDYSARHLSVLEGLEAVRKRPGMYIGSTDSRGLMHCLWEIIDNSVDEALAGHGEAIDVVLHADDSVEVIDRARGIPVDVEPKTGLTGVEVVFTKLHAGGKFGSGSYAASGGLHGVGASVVNALSERLDVEVDRDGKTYAMSFHRGEPGTFDDGGGAPGPDNAFSPFVSGSELRVVGKVKKGVTGTRIRYWADRQIFTKGAEFSVDDLVGRARQTAFLVPGLAITIEDKRTPEGESTTFQYQGGISEFVDFLAPDSPITDTWRLTGEGHFTETVPVLSDSGAMVPTELRRDCQVDIALRWGTGYETVMRSFVNIIATPKGGSHQAGFDQGLLKFLRQQVELNARRLKAGNDKLEKDDAMAGLTAVLTVRLPEPQFEGQTKEILGTPAVRAIVAQVVQKALAERFSSTKRDDKAQSALVLDKVVAEMKSRISARAHKETQRRKNALETSSLPAKLVDCRSNDVANSELFIVEGDSALGTARRARDSEYQALLPIRGKILNVQKASVSDMLSNAECAAIIQVIGAGSGRSFDLSAARYGKVIIMSDADVDGAHIRTLLLTLFFRYMRPMIEEGRVFAAVPPLHRVVAINPGSKPNETIYTYSEAELQAVLADLKKRGKRYQEPIQRYKGLGEMDADQLATTTMDRAHRTLRRVRVPDAESASRVFELLMGNEVAPRKEFIIAGADDLSRSRIDA; encoded by the coding sequence GTGGCGAGCTCAGACTATTCGGCCAGGCACCTCTCGGTGCTGGAGGGGCTGGAGGCGGTGCGCAAGCGCCCGGGCATGTACATCGGCTCGACCGACTCCCGCGGCCTCATGCACTGCCTCTGGGAGATCATCGACAACTCGGTCGACGAGGCGCTCGCCGGTCATGGCGAGGCCATCGACGTGGTGTTGCACGCCGACGACAGCGTGGAGGTCATCGACCGCGCCCGCGGCATCCCCGTCGACGTCGAGCCCAAGACCGGGCTGACCGGTGTGGAGGTCGTGTTCACCAAGCTGCACGCGGGCGGCAAGTTCGGCAGCGGCTCCTACGCCGCGTCGGGCGGGCTGCACGGTGTGGGCGCCTCGGTCGTCAACGCGCTCTCCGAGCGGCTCGACGTGGAGGTCGACCGCGACGGCAAGACGTACGCCATGTCGTTCCACCGCGGCGAGCCGGGCACCTTCGACGACGGCGGCGGCGCGCCGGGACCGGACAACGCCTTCTCGCCGTTCGTCAGCGGCAGCGAGCTGCGCGTCGTCGGCAAGGTCAAGAAGGGCGTCACCGGCACCCGCATCCGCTACTGGGCCGACCGCCAGATCTTCACCAAGGGCGCCGAGTTCTCGGTCGACGACCTGGTTGGCCGCGCGCGCCAGACCGCCTTCCTCGTGCCGGGCCTCGCCATCACCATCGAGGACAAGCGCACTCCGGAGGGCGAGTCGACGACCTTCCAGTACCAGGGCGGCATCTCGGAGTTCGTCGACTTCCTGGCGCCCGACAGCCCGATCACCGACACGTGGCGGCTCACCGGAGAGGGCCACTTCACCGAGACCGTCCCCGTGCTGTCCGACAGCGGCGCGATGGTGCCGACCGAGCTGCGCCGCGACTGCCAGGTCGACATCGCGCTGCGCTGGGGCACCGGCTACGAGACGGTCATGCGCAGCTTCGTCAACATCATCGCCACGCCCAAGGGCGGCAGCCACCAGGCCGGCTTCGACCAGGGGCTGCTGAAGTTCCTCCGCCAGCAGGTCGAGCTGAATGCACGGCGATTGAAGGCCGGCAACGACAAGCTGGAGAAGGACGACGCGATGGCAGGCCTCACCGCCGTGCTGACCGTCCGCCTCCCGGAGCCGCAGTTCGAGGGGCAGACCAAGGAGATCCTCGGCACGCCCGCTGTGCGCGCGATCGTGGCGCAGGTGGTGCAGAAGGCCCTCGCGGAGCGGTTCTCGTCGACGAAGCGCGACGACAAGGCGCAGTCGGCGCTCGTCCTCGACAAGGTCGTGGCCGAGATGAAGTCGCGCATCTCCGCCCGCGCCCACAAGGAGACGCAGCGCCGCAAGAACGCGCTCGAGACCTCCTCCCTCCCCGCGAAGCTGGTCGACTGCCGCTCGAACGACGTGGCCAACAGCGAGCTGTTCATCGTGGAGGGCGACTCGGCCCTCGGCACCGCCCGCCGGGCGCGGGACAGCGAGTACCAGGCCCTGCTGCCCATCCGCGGCAAGATCCTCAACGTGCAGAAGGCGTCGGTGTCGGACATGCTGTCCAACGCCGAGTGCGCCGCGATCATCCAGGTGATCGGCGCGGGCTCCGGCCGCAGCTTCGACCTGTCGGCGGCGCGCTACGGCAAGGTCATCATCATGAGCGACGCGGACGTCGACGGCGCCCACATCCGCACGCTGCTGCTCACGCTGTTCTTCCGGTACATGCGGCCGATGATCGAGGAGGGCCGTGTCTTCGCAGCGGTCCCGCCCCTCCACCGGGTGGTCGCGATCAACCCCGGCTCGAAGCCGAACGAGACGATCTACACGTACTCGGAGGCGGAGCTGCAGGCGGTCCTCGCCGACCTCAAGAAGCGCGGCAAGCGCTACCAGGAGCCGATCCAGCGCTACAAGGGCCTCGGCGAGATGGACGCGGATCAGCTGGCGACGACGACGATGGACCGTGCCCACCGCACCCTGCGCCGCGTGCGGGTGCCCGACGCGGAGTCGGCCTCGCGCGTGTTCGAGCTGCTCATGGGCAACGAGGTCGCGCCCCGCAAGGAGTTCATCATCGCGGGGGCCGACGACCTGAGCCGGTCGCGCATCGACGCCTGA
- a CDS encoding DUF7455 domain-containing protein: MSTITTENGAVDELASGPQLTAADRCDSCGAQAYIRVVVNNGELLFCAHHGKKHQEKLSQIAHSWHDETARLFEEQRA; this comes from the coding sequence ATGTCGACGATCACCACAGAGAACGGTGCCGTGGACGAGCTCGCATCGGGGCCGCAACTGACGGCGGCCGACCGTTGCGACAGCTGCGGGGCCCAGGCCTACATCCGCGTCGTCGTGAACAACGGCGAGCTCCTGTTCTGCGCCCACCACGGCAAGAAGCACCAGGAGAAGCTGTCCCAGATCGCTCACAGCTGGCACGACGAGACGGCTCGTCTCTTCGAAGAGCAGCGCGCGTAA
- a CDS encoding alanine racemase, producing MPPAPGVRRRAFVDLAAIRSTAKRLGAPLPDCTADLRADAYGHGLIPVARALTDAGAGGFLVSRVEDAAALADDGIPVPARVAAGGSLPAGRTVLGPELFGLDPARETPPVMRLEAEVVAVKRVPAHRGVSYGYTYRTSHPTTLVLVGLGYADGILRVASNKAPVQVGATRGRVTGRIAMDQFVIDIGDGEAAPGDPVVLFGDPARGEPTVLDWADALGVAAPVITSRLGRRIERVHTA from the coding sequence ATGCCACCGGCACCGGGCGTGCGCAGGCGCGCCTTCGTCGACCTCGCCGCCATCCGCTCCACCGCCAAGCGCCTCGGCGCACCGCTTCCCGACTGCACCGCCGACCTCCGCGCCGACGCGTACGGCCACGGGCTCATCCCCGTGGCACGTGCGCTGACCGACGCGGGGGCCGGCGGTTTTCTCGTCTCCCGGGTGGAGGATGCCGCCGCACTCGCGGACGACGGCATCCCCGTGCCCGCACGGGTCGCAGCCGGGGGCTCGCTCCCGGCCGGCCGCACCGTGCTCGGCCCGGAGCTTTTCGGCCTCGACCCCGCTCGCGAGACGCCGCCGGTCATGCGGCTCGAAGCAGAGGTGGTCGCGGTCAAGCGCGTTCCCGCGCATCGCGGCGTCTCGTACGGGTACACGTACCGCACCTCGCACCCGACCACGCTCGTGCTGGTCGGTCTCGGCTACGCCGACGGCATCCTCCGCGTCGCCTCCAACAAGGCGCCCGTTCAGGTCGGGGCCACGCGCGGCCGCGTGACCGGCCGCATCGCGATGGACCAGTTCGTCATCGACATCGGCGACGGCGAGGCGGCGCCCGGCGACCCGGTCGTTCTCTTCGGCGACCCCGCGCGCGGCGAGCCGACCGTGCTCGACTGGGCGGACGCCCTCGGCGTCGCCGCTCCCGTCATCACGAGCCGGCTGGGCCGGCGGATCGAGAGGGTGCACACCGCATGA